In the Nothobranchius furzeri strain GRZ-AD chromosome 15, NfurGRZ-RIMD1, whole genome shotgun sequence genome, one interval contains:
- the LOC139063265 gene encoding uncharacterized protein — translation MCVLTSDLITHSAAGETGLFQLNEHPDLTFDLTEEQGWSEGRVTRDAGVLRAEGEGILLGKAVLDLVGSAGRRPAGTGFMLHGERFRMFDKRKKIHHFAMKNNNFQRKKKKLLESSLLQPGAQTGPHQHEFWIHTSCEEPVYLSSVMSWVQEVERSPESAGLTAGPPPRNRRTLGLVWVLSSSVLEGRRRFRLLLSNRTSEKV, via the exons ATGTGTGTCCTGACCTCAGACCTGATCACACACTCGGCAGCAGGAGAGACAGGGTTGTTTCAGTTAAACGAACATCCTgacttgacctttgacctcactgAG GAGCAGGGCTGGTCAGAAGGACGTGTAACCAGAGATGCAGGTGTTCTCAGGGCAGAAGGAGAAGGAATCCTACTGGGAAAGGCGGTTCTGGATCTGGTTGggtcagctggaaggagaccagCTGGGACAGGTTTCATGCTGCACGGGGAACGTTTCAGGATGTTTGATAAGAGGAAGAAAATCCACCATTTTGCTATGAAGAACAACAACtttcaaagaaaaaagaagaagctgTTAGAGTCGAGTCTTCTGCAGCCTGGAGCTCAGACCGGACCGCACCAGCACGAGTTCTGGATCCATACATCATGTGAAGA ACCTGTCTACCTCAGCTCGGTGATGTCATGGGTACAGGAAGTGGAACGCTCCCCAGAGAGTGCAGGTCTGACAGCCGGACCTCCGCCCAGGAACCGGAGAACCCTGGGACTGGTCTGGGTTCTCTCCAGTTCGGTTCTGGAAGGTCGACGACGGTTCCGCCTGCTCCTCAGTAACAGGACCAGCGAGAAGGTGTGA